A DNA window from Roseovarius sp. Pro17 contains the following coding sequences:
- a CDS encoding manno-octulosonate cytidylyltransferase has translation MKTVIFIPARYASTRYPGKPLVELRQKDGSAKSLIHMSWEAASAIEGVDAVYVATDDARIAEHARSFGADVVMTSEDCENGTARCADALAQMDTAPDLVINFQGDAPLTPPWFVEGLMAAMATDPTVAMATPVLRCDQQTYDNFIEDRKNDRVGGTTAVFDRHMNALYFSKEVIPYIAPGTLPQPIPVFHHVGVYAYRPDALKSYVKTPASSLEQLEGLEQLRFLSAGIGVRCVEVDARGRVFWELNNPGDVARIEAALESQ, from the coding sequence ATGAAAACGGTGATCTTTATTCCGGCGCGATACGCCTCGACCCGCTATCCCGGCAAGCCGCTGGTTGAACTACGCCAGAAGGACGGCAGCGCCAAAAGCCTCATTCACATGAGTTGGGAGGCGGCCAGCGCCATCGAGGGCGTCGATGCAGTCTATGTCGCCACCGACGATGCGCGCATCGCCGAACACGCGCGCAGCTTTGGCGCCGATGTGGTCATGACCTCCGAGGATTGCGAGAACGGCACCGCCCGCTGCGCGGATGCGTTGGCGCAGATGGATACGGCCCCCGATCTGGTGATTAACTTTCAAGGCGACGCGCCGCTGACGCCGCCGTGGTTCGTCGAGGGGCTGATGGCCGCGATGGCGACCGATCCGACTGTGGCGATGGCGACGCCCGTGCTGCGCTGTGACCAGCAAACCTACGATAATTTCATCGAGGATCGCAAAAACGACCGCGTGGGCGGCACGACGGCGGTTTTCGACCGGCATATGAACGCGCTCTACTTCTCCAAGGAGGTGATCCCTTACATCGCCCCCGGCACCCTGCCCCAGCCGATCCCGGTCTTTCACCATGTGGGTGTCTATGCCTATCGTCCGGATGCGTTGAAATCCTATGTAAAGACGCCTGCCTCTTCGCTCGAACAGCTTGAGGGATTGGAGCAGTTGCGATTCCTCAGCGCGGGCATCGGCGTGCGCTGCGTCGAAGTGGATGCGCGCGGGCGGGTATTTTGGGAGCTAAACAATCCCGGCGACGTTGCCCGCATTGAGGCAGCATTGGAGTCACAATGA
- a CDS encoding KpsF/GutQ family sugar-phosphate isomerase: MMIQSAKGPSGSASPDDIRRSATRVLTIEADALAHMAAHLPADFAPAVECMMACTGRVIVAGIGKSGHIGRKIAATLASTGTPSHFVHVAEASHGDLGMLGSHDVCVLISNSGETAEMHDMIYHTQRFSIPLIGISSNASSTLMRAADYRLTLPDRPEACPIGMAPTTSTTLALALGDALAVALMERRGISAADFGVFHPGGKLGAQLRRVSDLMHGGDEIPAVDENTAMSDVLLAMTSHGLGLAVVMRGEHIAGVITDGDLRRNMAGLMERRAIDVANTDPLTVPPDCLASEALAVLNARKVNVLLVADENRKPLGVLHIHDLLRAGVM, from the coding sequence ATGATGATCCAATCCGCCAAAGGCCCATCCGGTTCCGCCTCGCCAGACGACATACGGCGTAGTGCGACCCGCGTGCTGACGATCGAGGCCGACGCACTGGCGCATATGGCCGCGCATCTGCCTGCCGATTTCGCACCTGCGGTCGAATGCATGATGGCCTGCACGGGCCGCGTGATCGTGGCCGGCATCGGTAAGTCCGGCCATATCGGGCGCAAGATTGCGGCAACGCTGGCCTCGACCGGCACGCCGTCGCACTTCGTCCATGTCGCCGAGGCCAGCCATGGCGATCTGGGGATGCTGGGCAGCCATGATGTCTGCGTGCTGATCTCGAACTCGGGCGAGACGGCGGAAATGCACGATATGATCTACCACACGCAGCGGTTTTCAATTCCGCTGATCGGCATTTCGTCGAACGCGTCCAGCACCCTAATGCGCGCTGCCGACTACCGCCTGACCCTGCCCGACCGCCCCGAGGCGTGCCCGATTGGCATGGCACCGACCACGTCGACCACGCTGGCGCTGGCGCTGGGCGATGCGCTGGCTGTGGCCTTGATGGAGCGGCGCGGCATCTCGGCCGCTGATTTCGGCGTGTTCCATCCTGGCGGCAAGCTGGGCGCGCAGCTGCGCCGGGTCAGCGATCTGATGCATGGCGGCGATGAAATTCCGGCGGTGGATGAGAATACTGCGATGAGCGACGTGCTACTGGCGATGACGTCGCATGGCCTTGGCCTTGCCGTGGTGATGCGCGGCGAGCATATCGCCGGCGTCATCACCGATGGCGATTTGCGCCGCAACATGGCCGGCCTGATGGAGCGCCGCGCGATCGACGTGGCCAACACTGACCCGCTGACCGTGCCGCCCGATTGCCTCGCCTCCGAGGCGTTGGCGGTCCTCAACGCGCGCAAGGTCAACGTGTTGCTGGTCGCGGATGAAAACCGCAAGCCGCTGGGCGTTCTGCATATCCACGACCTGCTGCGCGCCGGTGTGATGTAG